In a single window of the Halomicroarcula saliterrae genome:
- a CDS encoding PadR family transcriptional regulator, translating into MHDLTGFQRDLLYVIAGLDEPHGLAIKEELEGYYESEVNHGRLYPNLDTLVEKGLVEKGQRDRRTNFYTLTRRGERELDARQDWESQYVAA; encoded by the coding sequence ATGCACGATCTGACTGGGTTCCAGCGTGACTTGTTGTACGTAATCGCCGGACTGGACGAGCCCCACGGGCTCGCGATCAAGGAGGAACTCGAAGGGTACTACGAGAGCGAGGTCAACCACGGTCGACTGTACCCGAACCTCGACACGCTAGTCGAGAAAGGCCTCGTCGAGAAGGGCCAGCGCGACCGCCGGACCAACTTCTATACGCTGACACGCCGCGGCGAGCGCGAGCTCGACGCGCGCCAGGACTGGGAGTCGCAGTACGTCGCGGCCTGA
- a CDS encoding CBS domain-containing protein, with protein sequence MDLPTPEDLRERRNELELTQSELAEHADVSQPLIARIEGGDVDPRLSTLRRIVNALDEAEGGIIRARDVMNSPVVSVEPDDSVHQSKELMDEKGYSQVPVIRDGSPQGLIGNSDIRQRPEENVGELPVAEVMHESIATVEPDATIDEVDAYLNHNAAVMVVEGGRTVGVITEADIARTVS encoded by the coding sequence ATGGACTTGCCGACGCCCGAGGACCTGCGGGAACGGCGGAACGAACTGGAGCTCACCCAGAGCGAACTCGCCGAACACGCCGACGTCTCCCAGCCGCTCATCGCCCGTATCGAGGGCGGCGACGTGGACCCGCGACTGTCGACGCTGCGGCGAATCGTCAACGCGCTGGACGAGGCCGAGGGCGGTATCATCCGCGCCCGTGACGTGATGAACTCCCCCGTCGTGAGCGTCGAACCGGACGACTCCGTCCACCAGAGCAAGGAACTGATGGACGAGAAGGGGTACTCGCAGGTGCCCGTCATCCGTGACGGCTCCCCCCAGGGGCTCATCGGTAACTCCGACATCCGCCAGCGCCCCGAGGAGAACGTCGGGGAGCTCCCCGTCGCCGAGGTGATGCACGAATCTATCGCCACCGTCGAACCCGACGCCACCATCGACGAGGTCGACGCCTATCTCAACCACAACGCGGCGGTGATGGTCGTCGAGGGTGGCCGGACCGTCGGCGTCATCACCGAAGCGGACATCGCTCGCACGGTCAGCTGA
- the aglG gene encoding glucosyl-dolichyl phosphate glucuronosyltransferase: MRVSVVLCTHTLDRYDDCRAAAESVLGQRHEDVELVLVSDGNDALYERFEADFGDRDDVVCTRTDENVGLAAARNTGAAVATGDVFAFFDDDAVADRDWLAELVSVYERRDVPAAGGRMVPYWVAGKPAFLPEEFYWLVGVTHRGFGPDGDPDEAGEVRNTFGSNISFRRDVYESLGGFEKEIGGRTGEKNLQAEEPELCARMRSEYGHGVYYTPDARVAHKIFDYRTDPGWLVDRAFWQGYSKRGMEVLVPESTGDESDFLRQLLFESVPDRLGDLVRSPSVAGVLQLVALFVLTGCVGAGYLYGTTVWG; encoded by the coding sequence ATGCGAGTCTCGGTCGTCCTGTGTACGCACACGCTGGACCGCTACGATGACTGCCGTGCGGCGGCCGAGAGCGTCCTCGGGCAGCGCCACGAGGACGTGGAACTGGTGCTCGTCTCGGACGGGAACGACGCCCTCTACGAGCGGTTCGAGGCCGACTTCGGCGACCGCGACGACGTGGTGTGTACCCGGACCGATGAGAACGTCGGCCTCGCGGCGGCCCGCAACACCGGCGCTGCCGTCGCGACCGGCGACGTGTTCGCCTTCTTCGACGACGACGCCGTCGCGGACAGAGACTGGCTCGCGGAGCTCGTCTCCGTCTACGAACGGCGGGACGTGCCGGCCGCCGGGGGCCGGATGGTCCCGTACTGGGTCGCAGGTAAACCGGCCTTCCTCCCCGAGGAGTTCTACTGGCTCGTCGGCGTCACCCACCGCGGCTTCGGCCCCGACGGCGACCCGGACGAAGCCGGGGAAGTCAGGAACACGTTCGGTTCGAACATCTCCTTCAGGCGGGACGTCTACGAGTCGCTGGGCGGCTTCGAGAAGGAGATCGGCGGTCGGACCGGCGAGAAGAACCTCCAGGCCGAGGAGCCCGAACTCTGTGCCCGGATGCGTAGCGAGTACGGGCACGGGGTGTACTACACGCCCGACGCGCGGGTCGCCCACAAGATATTCGACTACCGGACCGACCCCGGCTGGCTCGTCGACCGGGCGTTCTGGCAGGGGTACTCGAAGCGGGGTATGGAGGTGCTCGTTCCCGAGTCGACCGGCGACGAGTCCGACTTCCTCCGCCAGCTGCTCTTCGAATCCGTGCCCGACCGCCTCGGCGACCTTGTCAGGTCCCCCTCGGTCGCGGGCGTCCTGCAACTGGTCGCGCTGTTCGTGCTGACCGGCTGTGTCGGCGCGGGCTATCTCTACGGCACCACGGTGTGGGGGTAA
- a CDS encoding HEWD family protein: MTAITSPRERECERCSRRDIWDDDDSTWRIAVVEDEKQSGNPHCLHEWDINGTFNPLDS; the protein is encoded by the coding sequence ATGACAGCGATTACCTCGCCCCGGGAACGGGAGTGCGAGCGGTGTAGCCGACGCGATATCTGGGACGACGACGACAGCACGTGGCGAATCGCGGTCGTCGAGGACGAAAAGCAGTCCGGCAACCCGCACTGTCTCCACGAGTGGGACATCAACGGGACGTTCAATCCGCTCGACTCGTAA
- the purM gene encoding phosphoribosylformylglycinamidine cyclo-ligase, with product MTEDNETDESEGLTYAGTGVDIGASEAATKALIGAAGEFEGDYAGLVDIGEQYLALATDGVGTKLLVAEAIDDYSTIGIDCVAMNANDLLAAGVEPVAFVDYLAVETPDEETSEEIGAGLSEGAKRAGVALVGGETAVMPDVIKGLDIAGTCAGLAPKDAVFPGEAEAGDAVVGWPSSGIHSNGLTLAREAVTRSHEYTDPFPPNPDQSIAEVLLTPTRIYSEVLEPLRDAETHAAAHVTGGGWTNLTRMGAFRYDITDPFDPQPVFEFVEQEGNVDDEEMHRTFNMGTGFVAALPEEDAEAVVDASADARIIGHVEDGEEAVSIRGLLLRD from the coding sequence ATGACCGAGGACAACGAGACCGACGAGTCGGAGGGGCTCACCTACGCGGGGACCGGCGTCGACATCGGCGCCAGCGAGGCCGCGACGAAGGCGCTCATCGGCGCCGCCGGGGAGTTCGAGGGCGACTACGCCGGACTGGTCGATATCGGCGAACAGTATCTCGCGCTGGCCACCGACGGCGTCGGGACGAAGCTCCTCGTCGCCGAGGCAATCGACGACTACTCCACCATCGGCATCGACTGCGTGGCGATGAACGCCAACGACCTGCTGGCCGCCGGCGTCGAACCGGTCGCGTTCGTCGACTACCTGGCCGTGGAGACGCCGGACGAGGAGACGAGCGAGGAGATCGGGGCCGGGCTCAGCGAGGGCGCAAAGCGGGCCGGCGTCGCGCTCGTCGGCGGCGAGACCGCGGTGATGCCAGACGTCATCAAGGGACTGGACATCGCCGGGACCTGCGCCGGGCTGGCGCCGAAAGACGCCGTCTTCCCGGGCGAGGCCGAGGCCGGCGACGCCGTCGTTGGCTGGCCCTCCTCGGGTATCCACTCGAACGGGCTGACGCTCGCTCGGGAGGCTGTGACCCGGAGCCACGAGTACACCGACCCGTTCCCGCCGAACCCCGACCAGTCCATCGCGGAGGTGCTCCTGACACCGACGCGCATCTACAGCGAAGTGCTGGAACCGCTCCGGGACGCCGAGACCCACGCCGCGGCCCACGTCACTGGCGGGGGCTGGACGAACCTCACGCGGATGGGCGCGTTCCGGTACGACATCACGGACCCCTTCGACCCACAGCCGGTGTTCGAGTTCGTCGAGCAAGAGGGGAACGTCGACGACGAGGAGATGCACCGGACGTTCAACATGGGCACCGGGTTCGTCGCAGCGCTGCCCGAGGAGGACGCCGAGGCCGTCGTCGACGCGTCGGCGGACGCACGGATTATCGGCCACGTCGAAGACGGCGAGGAAGCGGTCTCGATTCGCGGACTGCTGCTTCGGGACTGA
- a CDS encoding TraB/GumN family protein: MTEHAASADDEFPEPRGEGSVEVVGTAHVSEQSVEEVESTIAARQPDIVAVELDEGRYRQMQGETPDDLNASDLLRGNTVFQFLAYWMLSYIQARLGDRFDVEPGADMKAAIDTAEEFGLGLALVDRDIQTTVQRFWARLTAREKLTLLGSLLAEMGPPLTVGLTVGAIFGGAVAVVAGAFTGTLLVPTGAFGGAIPGAAVGLLDTLLVVAAASLVVGLPIALLMTRLSGGEGDVETFDIEQMTDTDVVSAMMEEFRQFSPGGAEALIDERDAFIAHRLVELREAGYHVVAVVGAGHREGIERYLDHPDELPPMASLVGTESGGRFSLYKLVGYGVGVVFLVFFGLLILGGASQAVLLELFLALVVVNAVLAGGLAKVAGAHWSSAAAAGAFGWLTSLFPLLAAGWFAGYVELRYISVNVGDIATLNEILGDEEAPIADLLARMRAVPLFRLILIVALTNVGSAVASYVVFPALLPYLAADIGGMAGVTELLWNGIREGTRIVTGAF, from the coding sequence ATGACCGAACACGCGGCGTCGGCGGACGACGAGTTTCCCGAACCGCGGGGCGAGGGGTCCGTCGAAGTCGTGGGAACCGCCCACGTCTCCGAGCAGAGCGTCGAAGAGGTAGAGTCGACGATAGCGGCCAGACAGCCCGACATCGTGGCGGTCGAACTCGACGAGGGCCGCTACCGGCAGATGCAGGGGGAGACACCGGACGACCTGAACGCCAGCGACCTCCTCCGGGGGAACACCGTCTTCCAGTTTCTGGCCTACTGGATGCTGTCGTACATCCAGGCGAGGCTCGGCGACCGCTTCGACGTCGAACCGGGTGCGGACATGAAAGCCGCGATAGACACCGCCGAGGAGTTCGGGCTGGGGCTGGCGCTCGTCGACCGCGACATCCAGACCACGGTCCAGCGGTTCTGGGCAAGATTGACCGCCCGGGAGAAGCTCACGCTGCTGGGGAGTCTGCTGGCCGAGATGGGGCCGCCGCTGACCGTCGGGCTCACCGTCGGCGCTATATTCGGGGGCGCCGTCGCCGTCGTCGCCGGCGCGTTCACGGGCACGCTGCTGGTGCCGACGGGCGCGTTCGGCGGGGCGATACCCGGCGCCGCCGTCGGCCTGCTGGACACGCTGCTCGTCGTCGCCGCGGCGAGCCTCGTGGTCGGCCTCCCCATCGCGCTCCTCATGACCCGGCTGAGCGGCGGCGAGGGGGACGTCGAGACGTTCGACATCGAGCAGATGACCGACACGGACGTCGTGAGCGCGATGATGGAGGAGTTCCGGCAGTTCTCCCCCGGCGGGGCCGAGGCGCTCATCGACGAGCGCGACGCCTTCATCGCCCACCGGCTGGTCGAGCTCCGGGAGGCGGGCTACCACGTCGTCGCCGTCGTCGGCGCCGGCCACCGCGAGGGTATCGAACGCTACCTCGACCACCCCGACGAGCTCCCGCCGATGGCCTCGCTGGTCGGCACCGAGAGCGGCGGGCGCTTCTCGCTGTACAAGCTTGTCGGCTACGGCGTCGGGGTCGTCTTCCTGGTCTTTTTCGGCCTGCTCATCCTCGGCGGGGCGAGCCAGGCCGTCCTGCTGGAGCTGTTTCTCGCGCTGGTCGTGGTCAACGCCGTCCTCGCGGGCGGGCTGGCGAAGGTGGCCGGCGCCCACTGGTCCAGCGCCGCCGCCGCCGGGGCCTTCGGCTGGCTGACCAGCCTGTTCCCGCTGCTGGCGGCCGGCTGGTTCGCCGGCTACGTGGAACTGCGTTACATCTCCGTCAACGTCGGTGACATCGCGACGCTCAACGAGATACTCGGCGACGAGGAGGCGCCCATCGCTGACCTCCTCGCCAGGATGCGGGCGGTGCCGCTGTTCCGACTCATCCTCATCGTCGCGCTGACCAACGTCGGCAGTGCCGTCGCCTCCTACGTCGTCTTCCCGGCCCTGTTGCCCTATCTCGCGGCCGACATCGGCGGGATGGCCGGAGTGACCGAACTGCTGTGGAACGGTATCAGAGAGGGGACCCGAATCGTGACGGGGGCGTTCTGA
- a CDS encoding metalloprotease, whose amino-acid sequence MGLQFSQREVRDLAVAWLALGIAFTLLLERQLVAALDMGGALTSLSPGTVLSTLVVSLLTVGVGFLLHEVAHKVVAVRFGQVAAFRADYRMLGFAIVGALVGFLFAAPGAVVHRGRITPKENGLIALAGPVTNILLAVVFLLPYLVVEAAGTTGFLADLATRGLQINLLLAGFNMLPFGPLDGRKIRAWSTLIWAAVAVPSILLAVGALFLL is encoded by the coding sequence ATGGGACTCCAGTTCAGCCAGCGGGAGGTACGCGACCTCGCCGTCGCGTGGCTGGCACTGGGTATCGCCTTTACGCTCCTGCTGGAACGACAGCTCGTCGCGGCACTCGATATGGGTGGGGCGCTCACCAGTCTGAGCCCCGGGACGGTCCTCAGCACGCTCGTGGTGAGCCTGCTGACCGTCGGGGTCGGCTTCCTGCTACACGAGGTCGCACACAAGGTCGTCGCCGTTCGCTTCGGGCAGGTCGCGGCCTTCCGCGCCGACTACCGGATGCTGGGGTTCGCCATCGTCGGTGCGCTCGTGGGCTTTCTCTTTGCCGCACCCGGGGCCGTGGTCCACCGGGGCCGCATCACCCCGAAGGAGAACGGCCTCATCGCGCTGGCCGGGCCGGTGACGAACATCCTGCTGGCCGTCGTCTTCCTGCTCCCCTATCTGGTCGTCGAAGCCGCCGGCACGACCGGCTTCCTCGCAGACCTGGCCACCCGCGGCCTTCAGATAAACCTCCTGCTCGCCGGCTTCAACATGCTCCCGTTCGGCCCGCTGGACGGCCGGAAGATTCGCGCCTGGAGCACGCTCATCTGGGCGGCCGTCGCGGTCCCCTCCATCCTGCTCGCCGTCGGCGCGCTGTTCCTCCTCTGA
- a CDS encoding oligosaccharyl transferase, archaeosortase A system-associated, producing the protein MSHSRGTSAENPEPESTLDRVKAWYHVPALLLVFGFMLWNRVQNYSAYIVDGEVLFSGTDPWYHYRSTMYVVKNWPATMPFDPWTYFPYGTRSGQFGTLMDQVVGTVALVIGLGSPSDHTVAMVVLFAPAVMGALAAIPTYVMGRRLAGRIGGVTAIGILALSSGLFLRRSVVGVYDHQVAEALLQVTSVLAVMVALSVAERDKPVYEQFLDRDVSGLRATVGYSGLAGLTISLYLWTWPPAVLLLGILGTFFLLWLTIEFVRGKSPEHTAIVGTVTMGTVTVLQLAVVQSLSISATDHTLLQVLLAFAVAAGCVFMAWLARYMETNDYDRNLYPVSIGAILASLAILTAVLTPDIFGYLSNQVLRVVGFTASPSARVTSVGEAQPLRDPSQLFEYYGLALFAAVLGVVLVLFNQLTDREASAETFLLVVWWGFIMAATFTQVRFSVYLVFPVAALTAVTIGYVVRWTDFSFDDGVDAYEVITIASIVLILFGTLLLVPPIAMNVGADTAPGAEPAAWTESMDWLQQNSPAEGAYGQGGNGTLEYYGTYANRDDFDYSNGEYGVMSWWDYGHIITVQGERIPNANPFQQGATTAANFLLAPNETQANDVLEDVDEDDAKTRYVAVDWKMANTYGGTGGKFFAPPRFYSVSNVSSSDYYGTVRSRQDPRRYFNYRTQAYYESMVVRLYQYHGSAKEAQPYVVDWEPATTRGGQTIRATPPNSPAIKPFPTMEAARNYTESDATSRLGGFGTQPGERVAALEHYRYVGSSERNAYTSSRYNQQQLIEAAFAGVQSGRSATSSCVDNTTAMPIGNQTYCMPDSAANTLSDTNPAWTKIFERVPGGTIEGTAPANSTVYASVQMRNNATGEFFVYRQRAQVGADGSFEMTVPYSTTGYDQWGTEEGYTDVGVRATGPYLVEVTENGSGAATTSVTEGQVIGEDDSASTVDLTASTNATSTDDSGTNETTTDGTSGGSSTDDISTNETSANDTSANAIAEP; encoded by the coding sequence ATGAGTCACTCACGGGGGACGTCCGCCGAAAACCCCGAACCTGAGTCCACGCTGGACAGGGTCAAAGCATGGTATCACGTACCAGCCCTCCTCCTCGTGTTCGGGTTCATGTTGTGGAATCGAGTCCAGAACTACTCGGCCTACATCGTAGACGGCGAGGTGCTGTTCAGCGGAACCGACCCGTGGTATCACTACCGCTCGACGATGTACGTGGTGAAAAACTGGCCGGCGACGATGCCGTTCGACCCGTGGACCTACTTCCCGTACGGGACCCGGTCGGGCCAGTTCGGCACGCTGATGGACCAGGTCGTCGGGACGGTCGCCCTCGTCATCGGGCTGGGCTCGCCCAGCGACCACACCGTCGCGATGGTCGTCCTCTTCGCCCCGGCCGTGATGGGCGCCCTCGCGGCGATACCGACCTACGTGATGGGTCGCCGCCTCGCCGGTCGCATCGGCGGTGTGACCGCCATCGGGATTCTCGCCCTCTCGTCGGGCCTGTTCCTCCGGCGGAGCGTCGTCGGTGTCTACGACCACCAGGTCGCCGAGGCCCTGCTGCAGGTGACCTCGGTGCTCGCCGTGATGGTCGCCCTCTCGGTCGCCGAACGCGACAAGCCGGTGTACGAGCAGTTCCTCGACCGCGACGTGTCGGGGCTCAGAGCGACCGTCGGCTACTCGGGGCTCGCCGGCCTGACCATCTCGCTGTACCTCTGGACGTGGCCGCCGGCCGTCCTCCTGCTCGGTATCCTCGGGACCTTCTTCCTCCTCTGGCTGACCATCGAGTTCGTGCGGGGCAAGAGCCCCGAACACACGGCCATCGTCGGCACCGTCACGATGGGGACCGTGACCGTGTTACAGCTCGCGGTCGTGCAGTCGCTGTCCATCTCGGCGACGGACCACACGCTGTTGCAGGTCCTGCTGGCCTTCGCGGTCGCCGCCGGCTGTGTGTTCATGGCATGGCTCGCCCGCTACATGGAGACCAACGACTACGACCGGAACCTCTACCCGGTCAGTATCGGCGCCATTCTGGCGTCGCTCGCCATCCTGACGGCGGTGCTCACGCCCGACATCTTCGGCTACCTGTCCAATCAGGTGCTGCGCGTCGTCGGCTTCACCGCCAGCCCGTCGGCTCGCGTGACCTCCGTCGGCGAGGCACAGCCGCTTCGAGACCCCAGCCAGCTCTTCGAGTACTACGGCCTCGCGCTGTTCGCAGCGGTTCTGGGCGTGGTGCTCGTCCTGTTCAATCAGCTGACCGATAGGGAGGCGAGCGCGGAGACGTTCCTCCTCGTCGTCTGGTGGGGCTTCATCATGGCCGCCACGTTCACCCAGGTGCGTTTCAGCGTCTATCTCGTCTTCCCCGTGGCCGCGCTCACGGCGGTGACGATCGGCTACGTGGTGCGCTGGACCGACTTCTCCTTCGACGACGGTGTAGACGCCTACGAGGTCATCACCATCGCCTCTATCGTGTTGATTCTCTTCGGGACGCTCCTGCTCGTCCCGCCCATTGCGATGAACGTCGGCGCGGACACGGCCCCCGGCGCCGAACCGGCCGCCTGGACGGAGAGCATGGACTGGCTGCAGCAGAACTCGCCGGCCGAAGGAGCCTACGGGCAGGGCGGTAACGGGACGCTGGAGTACTACGGCACCTACGCCAACCGCGACGACTTCGACTACTCGAACGGGGAGTACGGCGTGATGTCGTGGTGGGACTACGGCCACATCATCACCGTCCAAGGGGAGCGGATTCCGAACGCGAACCCGTTCCAGCAGGGCGCGACGACCGCCGCGAACTTCCTGCTCGCCCCCAACGAGACACAGGCAAACGACGTGCTCGAGGACGTCGACGAGGACGACGCCAAGACCCGCTACGTGGCCGTCGACTGGAAGATGGCCAACACGTACGGCGGCACCGGCGGGAAGTTCTTCGCGCCGCCCCGGTTCTACAGCGTCTCGAACGTCTCTTCGAGCGACTACTACGGGACGGTCCGGAGCCGACAGGACCCGCGCCGGTACTTCAACTACCGGACGCAGGCGTACTACGAGAGCATGGTCGTCCGGCTCTACCAGTACCACGGGAGCGCGAAGGAAGCCCAGCCCTACGTCGTCGACTGGGAGCCAGCGACGACGCGGGGCGGACAGACGATTCGCGCCACGCCTCCGAACTCGCCCGCTATCAAGCCGTTCCCCACGATGGAAGCGGCCCGGAACTACACGGAGTCCGACGCCACCTCGCGGCTGGGCGGCTTCGGGACCCAGCCGGGTGAGCGGGTCGCGGCGCTCGAACACTACCGATACGTCGGGTCGAGCGAGCGCAACGCCTACACCTCCAGCCGCTACAACCAGCAACAGCTCATCGAGGCGGCCTTCGCCGGTGTCCAGTCCGGGCGGTCCGCGACCAGCTCCTGTGTGGACAACACGACGGCGATGCCCATCGGGAACCAGACCTACTGTATGCCCGACTCCGCCGCGAACACGCTGAGCGACACCAACCCCGCGTGGACGAAGATATTCGAGCGGGTGCCCGGCGGGACCATCGAAGGGACGGCCCCGGCGAACTCGACGGTGTACGCCAGCGTCCAGATGCGCAACAACGCCACCGGCGAGTTCTTCGTCTACCGCCAGCGAGCGCAGGTCGGTGCCGACGGCAGCTTCGAGATGACGGTCCCGTACTCCACGACCGGCTACGACCAGTGGGGGACCGAGGAAGGGTACACCGACGTGGGCGTCCGGGCGACGGGCCCGTACCTGGTCGAGGTGACGGAGAACGGCTCCGGCGCCGCGACGACGTCGGTCACCGAGGGACAGGTCATCGGTGAAGACGACTCGGCGTCGACTGTCGACCTCACGGCGTCGACCAACGCCACGAGCACGGACGACAGCGGTACGAACGAGACGACGACCGACGGCACGTCCGGCGGCTCGTCGACGGACGACATCTCGACGAACGAGACCAGTGCGAACGACACGTCGGCGAACGCTATCGCCGAGCCGTAG
- a CDS encoding glycosyltransferase family 4 protein, whose protein sequence is MAGDSLPDVCVVTHPLAAAGENATRSLLDILAAITGVALVTADLPADSEIRERRELVELTRKGAGDSVPVAAARFLLNQLRMCRVLADRDEEVVLFYGATSYLLPILAAKLLGKTVLVEPRGDVPLTLRLHWEQRLPDPVARALAGLVGALERAGFAVADGVVTYTPEMARQLDLHPEAPDVYPTGARYVRTDEFTVERPYADRDRVVGFLGRLDEEKGIRELAAVAASLPDDVTFRFIGDGGLREWLETELAEEIAAGRVELTGWVDHDDVPAQLNDLALLVMPSQPTEGLPTTILEALACGTPVLASPVSGVPDVVRDGETGFHIRSRAPDRLSEQLRRILDDEDLASTSATGRELVETEYSFDAARDRYRAILRDSRR, encoded by the coding sequence ATGGCCGGCGACAGCCTCCCCGACGTCTGTGTAGTCACCCATCCCCTCGCCGCGGCCGGCGAGAACGCCACTCGAAGCCTGCTCGACATCCTGGCCGCGATTACCGGGGTGGCGCTCGTCACGGCGGACCTCCCGGCCGACTCGGAGATACGCGAGCGCCGTGAGCTCGTCGAGCTCACGCGGAAGGGGGCCGGGGATTCGGTGCCGGTCGCGGCCGCCCGGTTCCTCCTGAACCAGCTCCGGATGTGTCGCGTGCTGGCCGACCGGGACGAGGAGGTCGTGTTGTTCTACGGCGCGACGTCGTATCTCCTGCCGATTCTGGCCGCGAAACTGCTCGGCAAGACGGTGCTCGTCGAGCCACGCGGCGACGTGCCCCTGACCCTGCGGCTCCACTGGGAACAGCGACTGCCCGACCCGGTGGCTCGCGCGCTCGCCGGCCTCGTGGGCGCGCTGGAACGCGCCGGCTTCGCCGTCGCCGACGGCGTGGTCACCTACACGCCCGAGATGGCCCGCCAGCTCGACCTCCACCCAGAAGCGCCCGACGTGTATCCGACCGGGGCGCGGTACGTCCGCACAGACGAGTTCACCGTCGAACGACCATACGCCGACCGCGACCGGGTCGTCGGCTTTCTGGGCCGGCTCGACGAGGAGAAGGGCATCCGGGAGCTCGCGGCCGTCGCGGCGTCGCTTCCCGACGACGTGACCTTCCGCTTCATCGGTGACGGGGGGTTGCGGGAGTGGCTCGAAACCGAGCTGGCCGAGGAGATAGCGGCTGGGCGGGTGGAGCTGACCGGCTGGGTCGACCACGACGACGTGCCGGCCCAGCTGAACGACCTCGCCCTGCTCGTGATGCCGTCCCAGCCGACCGAGGGGCTCCCGACGACGATACTGGAGGCGCTCGCCTGCGGGACGCCGGTGCTCGCGTCGCCAGTTTCCGGCGTGCCCGACGTGGTCCGGGACGGCGAGACCGGGTTCCATATCCGGTCGCGGGCGCCCGACCGGCTCTCGGAGCAGCTCCGTCGAATCCTCGACGACGAGGACCTGGCGAGCACAAGCGCCACCGGTCGGGAACTCGTCGAGACGGAGTACTCCTTCGACGCGGCACGCGACCGGTATCGGGCGATTCTCCGCGATAGCCGGCGGTAG
- a CDS encoding class I SAM-dependent methyltransferase, whose amino-acid sequence MGFHTFDPARADQLEDPTRYAYLSVDELLALFDPTADDAVADLGSGTGFYTDDVAAAAGTVYAVDVQPEMHELYREKGLPENVVPVTATVESLPVDEPLDAVVSTMTFHEFATPAAMDAVVDALAPGGRVALADWTRTGSGDAGPPLAERYAAADAVELCEAAGLTVHRAEDRRETFVLEGTL is encoded by the coding sequence ATGGGATTTCACACGTTCGACCCCGCCCGCGCCGACCAGCTCGAAGACCCGACACGCTACGCCTACCTCTCCGTCGACGAACTGCTCGCCCTCTTCGACCCCACGGCCGACGACGCGGTGGCCGACCTGGGGAGCGGCACCGGCTTCTACACCGACGACGTGGCCGCGGCCGCCGGCACCGTCTACGCGGTCGACGTCCAGCCCGAGATGCACGAGCTGTACCGGGAGAAGGGACTGCCCGAAAACGTGGTCCCGGTGACGGCGACCGTCGAGTCGCTCCCCGTCGACGAACCCCTCGACGCGGTCGTGTCGACGATGACCTTCCACGAGTTCGCGACCCCGGCGGCGATGGACGCCGTCGTCGACGCGCTCGCTCCCGGTGGTCGCGTCGCGCTGGCCGACTGGACCCGGACCGGGAGCGGCGACGCCGGACCGCCGCTCGCGGAGCGATACGCCGCTGCCGACGCGGTCGAGCTGTGTGAGGCCGCCGGTCTCACCGTCCACCGGGCCGAGGACCGACGGGAGACGTTCGTCCTCGAAGGGACGCTCTAG